A DNA window from Fibrobacterota bacterium contains the following coding sequences:
- a CDS encoding GreA/GreB family elongation factor: MENPKRPISPEGMEKLKQEWEDLWYRTRPKLLEEIAAAAAQGDRSENAEYIYGKKRLREIDKRLRQLDDKIGKSVVVEGRASATITFGARVRLRRSDGREMTFQIVGADEIDPMEGRVSMDSPIGKSLIGKPPLGQVDVETPRGSVAYEIIEVDYP, from the coding sequence ATGGAGAATCCCAAGCGACCCATCAGCCCCGAAGGGATGGAGAAGCTCAAGCAGGAATGGGAAGACTTGTGGTACCGCACCCGGCCCAAGCTCCTGGAGGAAATCGCCGCGGCGGCCGCCCAAGGCGATCGTTCCGAGAACGCCGAATACATCTACGGCAAGAAGCGGTTGCGGGAAATCGATAAGCGCCTGCGCCAGCTGGACGACAAGATCGGCAAGAGCGTGGTGGTGGAAGGACGCGCTTCGGCCACCATCACCTTTGGCGCGCGCGTTCGCCTTCGCCGTTCCGACGGCCGCGAAATGACATTCCAAATCGTCGGCGCCGATGAAATCGATCCCATGGAAGGCCGGGTATCCATGGACTCCCCCATCGGAAAGTCCTTGATCGGAAAGCCGCCGTTGGGCCAGGTGGATGTCGAAACCCCGCGCGGGTCGGTGGCTTATGAAATCATCGAGGTGGATTATCCGTAA
- a CDS encoding dipeptide epimerase has product MIRIYPIGKALHPRHVFRISRASRVQVDNVFLSLTQDDVTGYGEASPNSFFHEDPHDVQMALLGLSDYFRRQTLTGLADISRIWGELEPRLSPSRACLCAIDVALWDLWAKLSGMSVCEAALGRHAHPVATSATLGICEPEEWPSRIAELTDFPAIKVKMDARLDTSLLEAIRTRSPAALRVDANGAWAGIDIAAASARLAALGVEFIEQPLLPGDDDRMESVLRNSTLPILADESCALPGDIERLPGRFSGFNIKLVKCGGLTPALGMVRRGRELGLKVMIGCMLESSLLIAAGCVAAQDADYADLDGSWLLRDDPCRGLTWNKGRIGLPSTPGLGGAPIWPPD; this is encoded by the coding sequence ATGATACGTATCTATCCGATCGGAAAAGCCCTCCACCCGCGCCATGTCTTCCGCATCTCCCGCGCCAGCCGGGTCCAGGTCGACAACGTCTTCCTCTCCCTCACCCAAGACGACGTAACCGGATACGGCGAAGCCTCCCCGAACTCGTTCTTCCACGAAGACCCCCACGACGTGCAAATGGCCCTATTGGGCCTCTCGGATTATTTCCGGCGCCAGACCCTTACGGGCCTTGCCGACATTTCCCGCATCTGGGGGGAGTTGGAACCACGGCTTTCGCCTTCGCGGGCGTGCCTATGCGCGATCGACGTCGCGCTTTGGGATCTATGGGCCAAGCTGAGCGGCATGAGCGTTTGCGAAGCCGCGCTGGGACGACACGCGCACCCGGTAGCCACTTCCGCCACCTTGGGGATCTGCGAACCGGAAGAATGGCCCTCCCGCATCGCCGAGTTGACGGACTTTCCCGCCATCAAGGTCAAGATGGACGCCCGCCTGGATACTTCCTTGCTGGAAGCCATCCGGACGCGCAGCCCGGCGGCCTTGCGGGTGGACGCGAACGGGGCCTGGGCGGGGATCGACATCGCCGCCGCGAGCGCCCGTCTGGCCGCCCTCGGCGTGGAATTCATCGAACAGCCGCTGCTTCCCGGGGACGACGATCGCATGGAATCCGTTCTCCGTAATTCCACCCTACCCATCCTAGCCGACGAAAGCTGCGCCCTCCCGGGGGATATCGAACGGCTGCCGGGACGGTTTTCGGGGTTCAACATCAAGCTGGTCAAATGCGGGGGCCTCACCCCGGCTTTAGGCATGGTGCGTCGCGGCCGCGAATTGGGCCTGAAGGTGATGATCGGTTGCATGCTGGAAAGCAGCCTTTTGATCGCGGCCGGTTGCGTGGCCGCGCAAGACGCCGACTATGCCGATCTGGACGGGAGTTGGCTGTTACGGGATGATCCTTGCCGAGGGCTAACCTGGAACAAGGGCCGGATCGGGCTCCCGTCTACGCCAGGCTTGGGGGGTGCCCCGATTTGGCCGCCGGACTGA
- a CDS encoding diguanylate cyclase: MSGVWFLLAGLFAGLGCMGGQWRIAFLPAVAGLVLAITSRPGGRRSAAPTRKTTVVPQQRTEEAGVEERRQDTTRAFLKGDLAMVGGEAQAREARRLALRELEDNIDATLFDGLALLKQAIPGGHTYAVLFPGKADGLYLRVWITDSEAVVAGAAIASHQGLVGQLNKDGVRRVLEGDIVADSTQLHYYSQDEGVRSLAGVPILVKSARRGAVIVDSLKEHAFGPEVIEKLEAFANLAGNLAYHAYMGFEHAFHKEQLAALTNYQRKFLENMSVANIVTHVQTYMSECLEGDRFLVVERVARNGDEARVASCAGADEQELSGFSFSLADKGLVSLVFEKEQIVNRVFPPTPHVPRFSPKEKAYGRMASLLAVPVPTDQGIDMALVVESARARRFSEHQQNMLSTIARAAGFALSRARLYQEKEQLASRDGLTGVENHRTFQERFLGEILRAQRYDHHLAVLMMDIDHFKKVNDTYGHPMGDQVLKEVARIISQNIRAGTDLMARYGGEEFVCMLADTDRARAGETAERIRESVAAKVFESGTVRFQVTMSIGGAMYPIDSRHGHEVLEKADKALYRAKETGRNRLVFYN, encoded by the coding sequence GTGAGCGGGGTTTGGTTCCTCCTGGCCGGCCTCTTCGCGGGCCTCGGCTGCATGGGAGGCCAGTGGCGGATAGCCTTTTTGCCCGCCGTGGCCGGTCTGGTATTGGCGATCACTTCGCGTCCCGGAGGCCGTAGATCCGCCGCCCCCACGCGCAAAACCACGGTGGTCCCCCAGCAACGAACGGAAGAAGCGGGCGTGGAAGAGCGTCGGCAAGATACCACGCGCGCCTTCCTGAAAGGCGACCTTGCCATGGTAGGCGGCGAGGCGCAGGCGCGCGAGGCCCGCCGTCTCGCGTTGCGCGAGCTGGAGGATAACATCGACGCGACCTTGTTCGACGGGCTGGCCTTGCTCAAGCAAGCCATTCCCGGCGGCCATACCTATGCGGTGCTTTTCCCCGGCAAAGCCGATGGCCTTTACCTGCGCGTTTGGATCACGGATTCCGAGGCCGTCGTGGCGGGCGCGGCCATCGCCAGCCATCAGGGCCTGGTGGGGCAGCTTAACAAGGACGGCGTGCGTCGCGTGCTGGAAGGCGACATCGTCGCCGATTCGACCCAACTGCATTACTACTCGCAGGATGAAGGCGTGCGTTCCCTGGCCGGCGTGCCCATCCTGGTCAAAAGCGCGCGCCGAGGCGCCGTGATCGTGGACAGCCTGAAGGAGCATGCTTTCGGTCCGGAAGTAATCGAGAAGCTGGAGGCCTTCGCCAATCTGGCCGGGAACTTGGCCTATCACGCTTATATGGGTTTCGAGCATGCCTTCCACAAGGAGCAGTTGGCGGCCTTGACCAATTACCAACGCAAGTTCCTTGAGAACATGTCGGTGGCCAACATCGTCACCCACGTGCAGACCTATATGTCGGAATGCCTGGAGGGCGATCGTTTCCTGGTGGTGGAACGCGTCGCGCGCAATGGCGACGAGGCCCGCGTCGCGAGCTGCGCCGGGGCCGATGAGCAGGAATTATCAGGCTTCTCATTTTCCCTCGCCGACAAGGGGCTGGTTTCCCTGGTCTTCGAGAAGGAGCAGATCGTCAACCGCGTGTTCCCGCCTACGCCGCACGTGCCCCGCTTCAGCCCCAAGGAAAAGGCCTACGGGCGCATGGCAAGCCTGCTGGCGGTACCCGTCCCCACCGATCAAGGCATCGATATGGCGCTGGTGGTGGAGTCGGCCCGCGCGCGCCGCTTCTCGGAACACCAGCAGAACATGCTCTCCACCATCGCGCGCGCGGCCGGCTTCGCCCTCTCGCGGGCCCGCCTGTATCAGGAGAAGGAGCAGCTCGCCAGCCGCGACGGCCTTACCGGCGTGGAGAACCATCGCACCTTCCAAGAGCGATTCCTGGGGGAAATCCTGCGGGCCCAACGCTACGATCACCACCTGGCCGTGCTGATGATGGACATCGACCATTTCAAGAAGGTGAACGACACCTACGGCCATCCCATGGGCGATCAAGTGCTGAAGGAAGTCGCCCGCATCATCTCCCAGAACATCCGGGCCGGGACCGATCTGATGGCGCGCTACGGCGGCGAGGAATTCGTCTGCATGCTGGCCGATACGGACCGGGCCAGGGCGGGGGAGACCGCCGAGCGCATCCGCGAAAGCGTGGCGGCCAAGGTTTTCGAATCCGGGACGGTCCGCTTCCAGGTGACCATGAGCATCGGCGGCGCCATGTATCCCATCGATTCCCGGCATGGGCACGAAGTCCTGGAGAAGGCGGACAAGGCCTTGTACCGCGCCAAGGAAACCGGGCGCAACCGGTTGGTATTCTACAACTGA
- a CDS encoding LptF/LptG family permease — protein sequence MILSRYILKEHIAPFFYSLFVITFLFLVDFLIRILSSILSKGLGWRVVLEIMVLNLAWMLALSIPMAVLVATLMAFGRFSSDNEVTAMKSLGISPFKAMLPVMLIAIALGVGLVYFNNDVLPEANFRAAALRNDISRKKPTALITPRTLIRDFDNYLIWIDELDQASGRIGGVRIYSIEPGKPVRYTFADSAYMEYANGGKSIVIHLLGGENHFVDPKEAANYVRVAFKSQDVAIDNVDATLERHTRSYRTDREMKIQDMYAIVKASESRLKALRQEYRQKIFDELHAMDIVLAADTVKGVPPRLLQGTWWKDDPIGTLAYAEVKRQEKDKMYLIERYERREDNELKEISQYMVEIHKKFSIPVACLVFVFIGVPLGIMARRGGIGTGVVYSVAFYLIYWVCLLRGEVMADRLLISPWVAMWLPNILVGLGGLFLVVRMSRENYLNNVSLLQKLARLVWRKRARPGAPA from the coding sequence ATGATCCTATCAAGGTATATCCTGAAGGAGCATATAGCCCCCTTCTTCTATTCCTTGTTCGTGATCACCTTCCTTTTCCTGGTGGACTTCCTGATCCGTATCCTCTCATCCATCCTCTCGAAGGGATTGGGATGGAGGGTGGTGCTGGAGATCATGGTCCTCAACCTGGCCTGGATGCTGGCCCTGTCCATCCCCATGGCGGTGCTGGTGGCCACCTTGATGGCCTTCGGGCGCTTCTCCTCGGATAACGAGGTCACGGCCATGAAATCCTTAGGGATATCCCCCTTCAAGGCCATGTTGCCCGTCATGCTGATCGCCATCGCGTTAGGCGTGGGGCTGGTGTACTTCAATAACGACGTGCTTCCCGAAGCCAACTTCCGCGCGGCGGCCTTGCGTAACGACATCAGCCGCAAGAAGCCCACGGCCCTGATCACGCCGCGTACCTTGATCCGCGATTTCGACAACTACCTGATATGGATCGACGAATTGGATCAGGCCAGCGGGAGGATTGGCGGGGTGCGCATTTACAGCATCGAGCCGGGGAAGCCGGTGCGCTACACCTTCGCCGATTCGGCCTACATGGAATACGCCAACGGCGGCAAGAGCATCGTCATCCACCTGTTGGGGGGCGAGAATCATTTCGTGGATCCGAAGGAAGCGGCCAATTACGTGCGGGTGGCCTTCAAGAGCCAGGACGTGGCCATCGATAACGTGGACGCGACCCTGGAACGGCATACGCGATCCTACCGCACCGATCGGGAAATGAAAATCCAGGACATGTACGCCATCGTGAAGGCGAGCGAGAGCCGCCTCAAGGCGCTCCGCCAGGAATACCGGCAGAAGATCTTCGACGAGCTGCATGCCATGGACATCGTGCTCGCGGCGGATACCGTGAAGGGCGTACCGCCTCGGCTGTTACAGGGGACCTGGTGGAAGGATGATCCGATCGGCACCTTGGCTTATGCGGAAGTGAAGCGGCAGGAAAAGGACAAGATGTACCTGATCGAACGCTACGAGCGCAGGGAAGACAACGAGCTAAAGGAAATCAGCCAATACATGGTGGAAATCCACAAGAAATTCTCGATCCCGGTGGCCTGCCTGGTTTTCGTATTCATCGGCGTTCCCCTCGGGATCATGGCCCGGCGCGGCGGAATCGGCACCGGAGTCGTCTATAGCGTCGCGTTCTACCTGATTTATTGGGTGTGCCTGTTGCGCGGCGAGGTGATGGCCGATCGCCTGCTGATTTCGCCCTGGGTGGCCATGTGGCTCCCCAACATACTGGTTGGACTGGGGGGATTGTTCCTGGTGGTCCGCATGTCGCGCGAGAATTACCTCAACAACGTCTCGCTATTGCAGAAGCTGGCGCGCTTGGTTTGGCGCAAGCGGGCCCGGCCCGGGGCCCCCGCGTGA
- a CDS encoding nucleoside deaminase translates to MRQALREAQAAYDEGEVPIGCVIVKEGKVIGRGHNRMEGLQDCTAHAEILALGAASGAVQNWRLDGCTLYATLEPCPMCAGAILNGRISRVVYGSKDKRLGALGSTYSILEGNPLNRVVEVQGEVMAEECLDLVRAFFQDLRKRPKAIEPET, encoded by the coding sequence ATGCGCCAAGCCCTCCGCGAGGCCCAGGCCGCCTATGACGAGGGCGAAGTGCCCATCGGTTGCGTGATCGTGAAAGAGGGGAAGGTCATCGGACGCGGGCATAACCGCATGGAAGGCCTCCAGGATTGCACCGCCCACGCGGAGATCCTGGCCCTGGGCGCGGCCAGCGGCGCCGTCCAGAACTGGCGGTTGGACGGCTGTACCTTATACGCCACCTTGGAACCCTGCCCCATGTGCGCCGGGGCCATCCTCAACGGGCGCATCTCGCGCGTCGTCTACGGTTCGAAAGACAAGCGCTTGGGGGCCTTGGGCTCCACGTATTCCATCCTCGAAGGCAATCCACTCAATCGGGTCGTGGAGGTGCAAGGCGAGGTGATGGCGGAGGAGTGCCTGGACCTGGTGCGCGCCTTTTTCCAGGATCTGCGCAAGCGGCCGAAGGCGATCGAGCCGGAGACTTAA
- the sppA gene encoding signal peptide peptidase SppA yields MVLRYVPVIALFASLSRAWDSPMPFAQSPATAVSQGAFANPAAAGFGEDTRGSLGWAGWDARPDARQRLWALEQQGPGWAGGFRYWEGAGPYLARFDLAGAWNALDLFTFGLRPAYVWDGQGPDHLLLDGGLDFRPWPQLLLGAWTENLATAGDERRTHRLAASLRPFAVYPGGWADLDVGYGFERQGPGKHRGYVFGEIPLFAGLRTEAQWDPGRGEGSLGVTLQLSGRMAAGIGAARGGGAPPGMRNRLGADLARRERADAAMEWRTAQKAPFLASDGAVAEIDLNRDIQEGETDEGWFQGKSLGFVDLMRRFDVLESDRHLRAVAVKLGSARCGWSMGEEIRDRLLRLRARGVRTVAYMEEVSPLNYYLATACGTIAMQPQGHFAVNGFAAEVMFYRGLFDKLGVEPQFLRHGKFKSFEEPYTRTSMSEPMRSDLQGFIASLWDNFLAESARARGLPKDSLRKALESPEIGLEHAVRAHLIDTLIYADQLAELAGGKGAHLDGNQPDRVARTTWDIPPQIAIVVVTGDMVVGSSARSWLTGPDLAGSETVAGQLRKARKDPSVKAVVLRVDSPGGSAQAADIMWREVELLKKAGKPVVASVGRDAASGGYYLICGADKILAAPNSVLGSIGVLWGKFVLKGLFDKLGLKSETVKTSPHADGTSMTRAWDSTETDALQRHMDKFYDDFITKVANGRHMPKARVDSLGQGRIFTGVQAAANGLADELGGLGDAISTARKLAGIGPRRDVEVVVFSAQGESSVLPIPGMGVSRARGAEGLAVGIKQETDRISALAKPDLWALDPELAGWNVSPLAGWE; encoded by the coding sequence ATGGTTTTGAGGTATGTCCCGGTCATCGCCCTGTTCGCATCGCTTTCCCGGGCCTGGGACAGCCCCATGCCATTCGCGCAGAGCCCGGCTACCGCGGTCTCGCAAGGCGCCTTCGCCAATCCGGCCGCGGCCGGCTTCGGGGAAGATACGCGCGGGAGCCTGGGATGGGCGGGTTGGGACGCCCGGCCCGACGCCCGCCAACGCCTGTGGGCCTTAGAGCAGCAGGGCCCCGGCTGGGCGGGCGGATTCCGCTATTGGGAAGGCGCGGGTCCTTATCTTGCGCGATTCGATCTCGCGGGCGCCTGGAACGCCCTGGACCTGTTCACCTTCGGGCTGCGTCCCGCTTACGTCTGGGACGGGCAGGGTCCCGACCATCTCTTGCTGGACGGGGGATTGGATTTCCGCCCTTGGCCGCAACTGCTTTTAGGGGCATGGACCGAGAACCTGGCGACGGCGGGCGATGAAAGGCGGACGCACCGCTTGGCCGCGTCCCTCCGGCCATTCGCCGTTTATCCGGGAGGTTGGGCCGATTTGGACGTGGGCTACGGCTTCGAGCGGCAGGGGCCGGGGAAACACCGCGGTTACGTGTTCGGTGAGATCCCCCTCTTCGCCGGGCTGCGGACGGAGGCCCAATGGGATCCGGGACGCGGCGAGGGTAGCTTGGGTGTTACCCTGCAACTGTCGGGAAGGATGGCGGCGGGGATCGGGGCGGCCCGGGGCGGCGGCGCCCCTCCCGGGATGCGCAACCGCCTGGGGGCCGATCTGGCGCGGCGGGAACGGGCCGATGCCGCCATGGAATGGAGAACCGCCCAGAAAGCGCCGTTCCTGGCGTCGGACGGGGCGGTCGCGGAAATCGATCTCAACCGCGACATCCAGGAGGGCGAAACCGATGAGGGTTGGTTCCAGGGCAAGAGCCTGGGATTCGTGGACCTGATGCGGCGCTTCGACGTTCTGGAATCCGACCGGCATCTCCGCGCCGTGGCCGTCAAGTTGGGCAGCGCTCGTTGCGGCTGGTCCATGGGCGAAGAGATCCGCGACCGGCTCCTGCGCCTGCGCGCCCGGGGCGTACGTACGGTCGCCTACATGGAAGAGGTCTCCCCCCTCAATTACTACCTGGCCACGGCCTGCGGGACCATCGCCATGCAACCCCAGGGCCATTTCGCGGTCAACGGCTTCGCGGCCGAGGTGATGTTCTATCGGGGCCTGTTCGATAAGCTGGGCGTGGAACCGCAATTCCTCCGGCATGGGAAATTCAAATCCTTCGAAGAGCCTTACACGCGAACGAGCATGTCGGAGCCGATGCGATCGGATTTGCAAGGATTCATAGCCTCGCTGTGGGACAACTTCCTGGCCGAATCCGCGCGGGCGCGGGGGCTGCCCAAGGATTCGCTGCGCAAGGCCCTGGAGTCCCCTGAGATCGGTTTGGAGCATGCGGTGCGGGCGCATCTCATCGACACCTTGATTTACGCAGATCAATTGGCCGAACTCGCGGGAGGCAAGGGCGCTCATCTGGACGGGAACCAGCCGGACAGGGTAGCGCGCACGACATGGGACATTCCGCCGCAAATAGCCATCGTGGTCGTGACCGGCGACATGGTGGTCGGTTCGAGCGCGCGTTCCTGGCTGACCGGGCCCGATCTGGCCGGCTCGGAAACGGTGGCCGGCCAATTGCGGAAGGCGCGCAAGGACCCTTCCGTCAAAGCGGTGGTCCTACGCGTGGATTCCCCCGGCGGTTCGGCCCAGGCCGCCGACATCATGTGGCGGGAGGTGGAACTTTTGAAGAAGGCCGGCAAGCCCGTGGTGGCCTCGGTGGGCCGCGATGCGGCTTCCGGCGGATATTACCTCATTTGCGGCGCGGATAAGATCCTGGCCGCGCCTAATTCCGTGCTAGGCAGCATCGGGGTGCTATGGGGCAAGTTCGTATTGAAGGGGCTGTTCGACAAACTGGGGCTCAAGTCCGAGACCGTGAAGACTTCACCCCATGCCGACGGAACCTCGATGACGCGGGCCTGGGATTCGACGGAAACGGACGCCTTGCAGCGGCACATGGACAAGTTCTACGACGACTTCATCACCAAGGTCGCGAACGGAAGGCATATGCCCAAGGCCCGGGTGGACAGCCTGGGGCAGGGCCGCATCTTCACGGGCGTGCAGGCCGCGGCCAATGGCTTGGCGGACGAACTGGGAGGATTGGGCGATGCCATTTCCACGGCCCGCAAACTGGCCGGCATCGGGCCGCGGAGGGACGTAGAGGTGGTGGTCTTCTCCGCCCAAGGCGAGTCTTCAGTATTGCCTATCCCGGGGATGGGAGTCAGCCGGGCGCGCGGTGCTGAAGGACTCGCGGTCGGGATCAAGCAAGAAACCGATCGGATATCCGCCTTGGCGAAGCCGGATTTATGGGCCTTGGACCCCGAACTCGCGGGTTGGAACGTTTCCCCCTTGGCGGGATGGGAATGA
- a CDS encoding LptF/LptG family permease: MKIYVRHVLGGFLGLLALCLICIVVIFVVIDFVGNSKLWLARPPKEVLGYYLDYLPHILYLISPISILLASVFSIGNLARNLELVALRAAGIPVSRIIGPIVLFGALLSAFMYWFEDRVLPDANHRRYEISEPKSQDGESGGDPLEKFNYLYTASDGLVLYFDFYTGHKNSGQGVTVIRQPRHGKIQTRIDARALAWVKDHWVLKDGMRRDFKDGKLTAKAFAETPFPEFKDAPKDLLDDRSYPEEMGLQELDRRIAILKRSGENPRVLETEKLFRFSSSLVSLFMALIGAAMSVNTLKTGLARNFGIALLITFLYYVALRLGLVMGENGTLTPMVGAWLGNLLFAPLGLILWWKAARV; the protein is encoded by the coding sequence GTGAAGATCTACGTCCGGCACGTCCTGGGAGGCTTCCTGGGGCTGCTCGCCTTATGCCTCATTTGCATCGTGGTCATCTTCGTGGTGATCGATTTCGTGGGCAACAGCAAGCTCTGGCTGGCCCGTCCCCCCAAGGAGGTCCTCGGCTATTACCTGGATTACCTCCCGCATATCCTCTATCTCATTTCCCCGATATCCATCTTGCTCGCATCGGTTTTCTCGATCGGGAACCTGGCGCGCAATCTGGAATTGGTGGCCCTGCGCGCCGCCGGCATCCCGGTCAGCCGCATCATCGGGCCCATCGTCCTTTTCGGAGCCCTTCTCAGCGCATTCATGTATTGGTTCGAAGACCGGGTCCTGCCGGACGCCAATCATCGCCGGTACGAGATCAGCGAGCCTAAGTCCCAGGACGGGGAGTCCGGAGGCGATCCCCTGGAGAAGTTCAACTACCTATACACCGCTTCGGACGGGCTGGTCTTGTACTTCGATTTCTACACGGGCCATAAGAATAGCGGGCAAGGCGTCACCGTCATTCGCCAGCCACGGCATGGGAAAATCCAGACCCGGATCGACGCGCGCGCCTTGGCCTGGGTGAAAGATCATTGGGTGCTGAAGGACGGGATGCGCCGCGATTTCAAGGACGGTAAGCTTACGGCCAAGGCCTTCGCGGAAACGCCCTTCCCCGAATTCAAGGACGCCCCCAAGGATTTATTGGACGACCGCTCCTACCCTGAAGAGATGGGATTGCAAGAACTGGATCGCCGCATCGCCATCCTCAAGCGCTCGGGCGAGAATCCGCGCGTGCTGGAAACCGAAAAGCTGTTCCGCTTCTCGTCCAGCCTGGTTTCCCTGTTCATGGCCCTGATCGGCGCGGCCATGTCGGTGAATACCCTGAAGACCGGCCTGGCCCGCAACTTCGGCATCGCCCTCCTGATCACCTTCCTTTACTACGTCGCCCTCCGGCTCGGCCTGGTCATGGGCGAGAATGGGACCCTGACCCCGATGGTCGGCGCCTGGTTAGGCAATCTGCTCTTCGCTCCGCTAGGCTTGATACTCTGGTGGAAGGCGGCCCGCGTGTGA
- a CDS encoding DUF2817 domain-containing protein, translated as MLSQIQRFPVGASLEGRELILSANFPAHERDALAHPRGTLLIGGTHGDERATVDLLESFVISRLGAGLPAPVAVLSLHNPDGHALGSRYNARGVDLNRNFPHRWSPGSDEPSGASALSEPESRALHDFILAWRPRKIVSLHWALSEIDADGPQSTPLAESMWAALTAEEKRPYRLRIHRQEGPSAGYCPGSLGQWAGHHLAYADGVRPAMVTLELPYHSGYHPRPEPLPDDHLEGVHALWRERPEEYLAAVGGPVHRMLEAASLLIHAGTPSGPAA; from the coding sequence ATGTTGAGCCAAATCCAGCGATTTCCCGTCGGCGCTTCCCTCGAAGGCCGGGAGCTGATCCTCAGCGCCAATTTCCCCGCGCATGAACGGGACGCGCTCGCGCATCCCCGCGGGACCCTGCTCATCGGCGGCACGCACGGGGACGAACGCGCCACCGTCGACTTGCTGGAGTCCTTCGTCATTTCCCGCCTGGGTGCCGGCCTGCCGGCCCCGGTGGCCGTCCTCAGCCTGCACAATCCCGACGGTCACGCCCTCGGGAGCCGTTACAACGCCCGCGGGGTGGATCTCAACCGCAATTTCCCCCATCGATGGAGCCCGGGATCAGACGAGCCTTCCGGGGCATCGGCCCTGTCCGAACCCGAGTCCCGGGCCTTGCATGACTTCATCCTGGCATGGCGGCCGCGTAAAATCGTCAGCCTCCACTGGGCCTTGTCGGAGATCGACGCGGACGGCCCGCAAAGCACGCCTTTGGCGGAAAGCATGTGGGCCGCGTTGACGGCGGAGGAAAAGCGGCCCTACCGATTGCGCATCCACCGCCAGGAAGGGCCTTCCGCGGGATATTGCCCGGGTTCCCTGGGCCAATGGGCCGGGCATCATTTGGCCTATGCCGACGGGGTGCGGCCCGCCATGGTCACTTTGGAGCTACCGTACCACTCCGGTTACCACCCGCGGCCGGAGCCCTTGCCGGACGATCACCTGGAAGGGGTCCACGCCCTTTGGCGGGAACGCCCCGAAGAATACCTGGCCGCCGTGGGAGGCCCGGTCCATCGCATGCTGGAAGCGGCTTCCCTCTTGATCCATGCCGGGACTCCCTCGGGCCCGGCCGCATGA
- a CDS encoding peptide deformylase: MQVLERGDERLTLKAGKVLDLADPEFQAFLDKLTLTGSDYQGVGIAAPQVGVSSRVFIMAPRPNPRYPDAPLIEPFAVINPVILGASDEMETGWEGCLSVPGFRAQVPRHLEVDVEFIDRQGGLRRERFSGFLARLFQHEYDHLEGILYPERLPQGNSLVTLEEYTALTGIQVPR, translated from the coding sequence ATGCAGGTATTGGAACGCGGCGATGAACGTCTTACCCTGAAGGCCGGCAAGGTGCTGGATCTGGCCGATCCGGAATTCCAGGCCTTCCTCGATAAGCTTACCCTCACCGGTTCGGATTACCAGGGCGTAGGCATCGCGGCGCCCCAGGTCGGCGTCTCCTCGCGGGTTTTCATCATGGCTCCCCGGCCCAATCCCCGCTATCCCGACGCGCCTTTGATCGAACCCTTCGCCGTCATAAATCCGGTCATCCTGGGCGCATCGGATGAGATGGAAACCGGATGGGAAGGTTGCCTGAGCGTGCCCGGATTCCGGGCCCAAGTCCCGCGGCATCTCGAGGTGGACGTGGAGTTCATCGATCGGCAAGGCGGCCTGCGCCGGGAACGGTTCTCCGGTTTCCTCGCGCGCCTCTTCCAACACGAGTACGATCACCTGGAAGGCATCTTGTATCCGGAGCGGCTGCCTCAGGGTAACTCGTTGGTTACCTTGGAAGAGTATACCGCCCTGACAGGGATCCAGGTTCCGCGCTAA